In the Streptomyces sp. WMMC940 genome, TGGCGGGCTCTGCCGCCCTGCTTCGGCATCTCCAAGTCCACCGCCCATCGCCGGTTCCTGATCTGGTCGAGGGCCGGCGTCTGGGGACGGTTGCACGAGGCGATCCTCGACAGGATCGACGAGTGCGGCCTGCTGGACCTGTCCCGCACGGTCCTCGACTCTGCGCACGTGCGGGCCAAAAAAGGGGCGAACTCACAGGTCCGAGCCCCGTGGACCGGGGCAAAGCGGGTTCCAAGATGCACGTCCTGTCGGACGCGAACGGACTGCCCCTGGTCGTCGGCATCTCCGCAGCCAACACGCACGACAGTCTCGGACTGAAGCCCATGGTGGCCGGTCTCCAATCGAGACACGACCCCGATCGCGGCTGGCACTACAAGCCCCGCAAACTGCACGCCGACAAGGCCTACGACGTACCTGAACTGCGGAAATGGTTACGCGGCAAACGGATCGCAGTCCGGATCGCCCGCAAGGGCATCGACTCCAGCGAACGACTCGGCCGACGTCGCTGGGTCATCGAACGCACCATGTCCTGGCTCACCGGCTACCGCAGACTCAACCACCGCTACGAGCGCCATCCCCGCAACTACCTGGCCTTCCTCGGCCTCGCCGCCGCCCTCTGCTGCTACAAACGACTCATCCGACTCACCACATAGGACACGGTCTAAAGAGCCCACCCCGAACGAGGTCCGACGAACACGACACCGACTCATCCGGGATCGCACCACCATCAGATCCGGAACAACACCACCAAGATCAACCAGCCGAAACGCCCACCGACCAGCACGAAAACAGGGCCTGCATCAATGGCGAGAAAATCCGAACACCCCGGAGACACCTTTCCCGAACCTCACAGATACAGCATATTCTACTGGCAAAATTCAAGGATATCCCCAACAGGGGTGCATCAACCGAAGCACCGGGTAAAACCACGAACCAACCACCACCCCAACCCGGAGCGGGCGGCACATCAACCCACCCGAGAGAGCCTGGGAAACACACCGAGCCCGCAGCAGGAGATGAGTGGATGTGGGACACGTGTTCGAGTCTGGAACAAAAAGAGGGGTAGTTGGGGGAGAAACTGTTCGCGAATGTCGACACCAAAATGTCCCCAGGGACTCAGGGGACGGATGTTACTCGGGTGACCCCTTACCTACCCCCTAGGGGGTTTATCAGGGGATCTTTCCGCCTAAATATAAGGGAGCATTGAGCTACCTTGGAGGTGCTTACTCCAAGAAAGAGCATAGCGCAATCGGAATAGGAGTGAATCGTGTTGCCTATCATTGTCACCGCTGTTGGCGTCGCAAAGGCGCTACACGAATTCTCCAAGACGCCTGCCGGGCAGACCGTAATCGGTGGGATCACTATGGCTGCTGCCGAAATAACGAAGCGTAATCCCAACGCAACGTTTGAGGCGCGCGAAGCAGCTCGGGAAAAAGGAATCAAAGGAGCCTACAAGGCGGCTGGCGGTCTCGGTGGGATCGTAGGGACCGCGATAGGTCGTCGCATGAACAGGCCAAAACCGCCGGAGCGGCCGTGGAGCTGATCGCCGGCCGGCACCCCGTCACATCGACTCTGTGTGACGGGGTGCGGTCGTCTACTGGGTAGTGGGTACCGCGGGAAGTGGGGGCCGGTAGGGCGATCCAGCTGGCCCTGTGGGCGAGGTCCGGGCCGTGGTCGTGTTCGCCAGGTACGCCTCGTTGGTAGACCGCGAGGACATCGACGCGCGAGGGCCAGCAGGAAGGATCGCGGGCCGCTGGAGGCCGCCCTGGCAGGCGGAGACAGGCTCTACGGGCAACACATCAGCGGCTTCGACCTCGCGATCGTGGACGAGGCCCACGGAACCGCCGGTGATCTTGGGCGGCCGTGGGATCCACGACAACACCCGGATCCCGGCGGACTTCCGGCTCTACCTAACCGCGACCCCGCGCCTCCTCGCCGCCCGCCCGCCTGAAGCTTCTTCTTGATGGTGGACACCTGGTCGGCGATCGCGTCGTACTCCGCCGGCCCCCCGGCTCCGAGATCGCCCGGATGCGGTCATCCACGCTTGGAAGCCGTGAACGAAGCTCACGCAGCGAAAAGGGCGTTTGGGTCGGGACACGGTAGGCCGAGCGCTCAGGGAACTCCACACGAGCACGTCACCGCATCGAGGAGCCGCCGCACCATCTCCGCATGCCGAGAGCACCCCCTGAGGAGGAACCGATCCACCCCCTCGGGTTCTCAACGGCATCCCGCCGCGTCAGCCACCACCCCAGATAGGGGAGCGCGGAAGGGAGCGCTGACGTCCCCTGCAACCAAACATGAAGAGCACACGTCTTAGCTGTACTAGGCCTTGGACCAGGGGGAACGTGATGTCACGTGATGGCCGAGAGGAAGCCGATGCCGGAGAGAGCAGCCCCTCGCCGCAATCTGGCACCCGGTCGCTAGCGAACTGGTACCGGAACGCAGATCTGGGGAGGCACACAGCGGCCTTTGCTGCCGTAGTTGCCGCAATCGGTCTGGCCTTCTCCGCGTGGGGTACATGGATGGCGGCTGAGGTTGCCGAGGACCAGCTCGCCCAGTCCCAGGAGGAACAGGTCGATGAAAGGCGCCGTCAAGCAAGCCGAATTACCTTCTACCAGGAAGGAGATAAGACGGTCGTAGCCAATCGTTCCTTCGATCCGGCAGGTATTTGGATCAGTTCAGGGGCTAGTGCAAGCGTGCCCGCCAAAGGTCTCAATTATTGGTGGGCTGGGATTATCCCGCCATGCGTAAAGGCGGTGTTTCCTTTTGAGGGCTTTCAGCCGAGAGATCGCGACAAGAGTTTAGATAAGTGGAAATTCGAACGCTGGTTTGTCAAGGGGATTGAGATAGTTGACGCCAATGGGCGCTCTTGGCAACGCAACCTTGGTCAACCCTTGGTCGAACTGGATGGCCCAGGCCACATCTCGAACCCTGTCCTTCCGGTGCTCGCATCAGATCAGGTCACGTTCGTCGAGCTGGAACAATGCGGTACCTAAGAAGTAATCTCATTTGGTGAGTCTGCGGTAGCAGATGAGGGTGCAGGCGATGCTGGTGAAGGCCAGGAAGTGCTCGGCTTTCCGCTCGTAGCGTCGGTGGAGGCGGCGGCATCCGGCGAGCCAGGCCATGGTGCGTTCGATGGTCCAGCGGTGTCGGCCGAGCCGGGTGGAGGACTCGATGCCCTTGCGTGCGATGCGGTGCCTGATACCGCGTGTCCGTAACCATCGGCGCGAGTGGTCGTAGTCGTAGCCCTTGGCGGCATGGAGCTTGGCGGGCGTCGGCGCCGTGGGCCGCGGCGGGAACGGATCGGCGGGATGCCCCGAACCAGAGGTTCGAGGGCCAGCTGTCGTGGAGGTTGGCGCCGGAGATCCCGACGGATATGGGCAGACCGGTGCGCTCGGTGATCAAGTGGATCTTCGAGCCGTACTTGCCCCGGTCCACAGGATTCGGACTCGTCAGATCCCCCTTTTCAGGGCCCGCATGTTCACCGAGTCGATGGCACAGCGGGACTAGTCCAGTTCACCGCGTGAGCCGAGTTCGTCGAGGACCAGACGGTGGAGCTTCGCCCATACCCGGGCCTTCGTCCATTCGGCGAAGCGCCGGTGGGCCGTTGCTCCCGACGGCCCGAACGATGCGGACGGCAGCTGCTGCCACGTGCAGCCCGACGTGGCCACGAACACGATGGCGGCCAGCACCTCCCGGTCACCGTGCCGGCGTCGCCCTCCTCCTTGAGGTCGCGACGGAGCCTCCGGCACCACCCGCTGGAACAGCTCCCACAACTCATCCGGCACCAGCCGCTCAACGATCGAAACCACGCCCGACAGCCTACCGATCCAAATGAGATGGCTTCTTAGACCGTGTCCTATGTGGTGAGTCGGATGAGTCGTTTGTAGCAGCAGAGGGCGGCGGCGAGGCCGAGGAAGGCCAGGTAGTTGCGGGGATGGCGCTCGTAGCGGTGGTTGAGTCTGCGGTAGCCGGTGAGCCAGGACATGGTGCGTTCGATGACCCAGCGACGTCGGCCGAGTCGTTCGCTGGAGTCGATGCCCTTGCGGGCGATCCGGACTGCGATCCGTTTGCCGCGTAACCATTTCCGCAGTTCAGGTACGTCGTAGGCCTTGTCGGCGTGCAGTTTGCGGGGCTTGTAGTGCCAGCCGCGATCGGGGTCGTGTCTCGATTGGAGACCGGCCACCATGGGCTTCAGTCCGAGACTGTCGTGCGTGTTGGCTGCGGAGATGCCGACGACCAGGGGCAGTCCGTTCGCGTCCGACAGGACGTGCATCTTGGAACCCGCTTTGCCCCGGTCCACGGGGCTCGGACCTGTGAGTTCGCCCCTTTTTTGGCCCGCACGTGCGCAGAGTCGAGGACCGTGCGGGACAGGTCCAGCAGGCCGCACTCGTCGATCCTGTCGAGGATCGCCTCGTGCAACCGTCCCCAGACGCCGGCCCTCGACCAGATCAGGAACCGGCGATGGGCGGTGG is a window encoding:
- a CDS encoding IS5 family transposase (programmed frameshift) — encoded protein: MGRGTWSWIVPDGLWEIAKPLIPPSKVRSQGGGTQDTPDETLFAAIVYVLVSGCAWRALPPCFGISKSTAHRRFLIWSRAGVWGRLHEAILDRIDECGLLDLSRTVLDSAHVRAKKGGELTGPSPVDRGKAGSKMHVLSDANGLPLVVGISAANTHDSLGLKPMVAGLQSRHDPDRGWHYKPRKLHADKAYDVPELRKWLRGKRIAVRIARKGIDSSERLGRRRWVIERTMSWLTGYRRLNHRYERHPRNYLAFLGLAAALCCYKRLIRLTT
- a CDS encoding IS5 family transposase (programmed frameshift) — encoded protein: MGRGTWSWIVPDGLWEIAKPLIPPSKVRSQGGGTQDTPDETLFAAIVYVLVSGCAWRALPPCFGISKSTAHRRFLIWSRAGVWGRLHEAILDRIDECGLLDLSRTVLDSAHVRAKKGGELTGPSPVDRGKAGSKMHVLSDANGLPLVVGISAANTHDSLGLKPMVAGLQSRHDPDRGWHYKPRKLHADKAYDVPELRKWLRGKRIAVRIARKGIDSSERLGRRRWVIERTMSWLTGYRRLNHRYERHPRNYLAFLGLAAALCCYKRLIRLTT